Genomic DNA from Leptolyngbya sp. NIES-2104:
TGCAATCGCATCGATCAGCCGCTCCACTCCGGCGGGGTAAACTCGTCGATCGATCAGTTTGCCTTTGGCTCCAAACAGACTAAGAATTGTCGTTCCACTGCCAAAGTCGATCAGAATATTTTGCCCATCTGCATCGATCTGAGCGCGGTTTGAGAGGATAGCGCCAGATCCTTCCTCCATCACTGAGGCGACTTGAATTTCGACTGTGGTGTGATGTTTACCATTGAATTTGACCGTGTGAGTTCCTGCGATCGCAAGTTTCAACTCAGACCCAAACACTTTGGCATCTTGAATCGAGGCAACGACAAGCAACCGCCATAAGGGGCGATGCGATAGGGTTGCGATTCCACCCAAGAGCATTTGCAAGCCATATCGAATTTTGCCGCGCTCGTCGTCCACGATTCGCAGGCAGGCAAGCGGGTCTTGAGTGTAGGCAGGCTTTCCAGTAATCCAGGTTTGATTTACTAAGTCAGATCGAGTGCCTTCAAGATATTGCACGAAGCCCCCGTCGATCGGGGCTGGAATGTCGTATGGCTCCCCATGAATCGGTAAGAAATAGCTAGGGGTGCGGATCTCTGCATGGTCAACAATTAGCTTCAGGTTGCCGTTGCCGCAATCGGTCCCAACAGGTAGAAATTGGTTGTCGCTGGCTAATGTCGCCAGTTTTGGAGAAGACAAAACCATTCGGGCTACTCCAGATAAATTGAATCAAAGCTTTGTAGGACGCAGTAGAGAAAGCGCTAGCACAGGCGTTATGAGAAGAATTGAAGATTCGCTACAACAGCCAATCACTGCCGCCCTTCGCCACTGTATGACTGCCATATTATCATCATAATTAAAATTTGGGACGAAGATGGGATAAATTTGGGATAAATTTGGGTCAATATTTCTAGATACAAGTGTATGCTTTGTTCAATGGGACAAAAACGGGACAATGTAGAGGCAGATATGGAACTTATAGAAATGCCCAGGAAAGATGATCGAACCGTTCTTTCTCCCATTGGAGAGTGGTATGAAGACTTACTAGCAGCAGATGCAGCAATCAATTCTCGATCAATTTCTTTTCAAGGTAGTTCGCTTTTATGTGCCAAATTGCAAGAGAGAGAAGCGCTCATCATGAAGCGCGTCGAGTATCTTGCAAAGAAACGTGGCATATCTTCTGATGAATGTTGGAAGCTTTGTGTCACAGGAAAGCTTGAAAAGATTACTCCTGATGAGTGGTCGAAAATGCCACAGGAAGACAGCTCTACTGGATAGTTGGAAGTTCTATTTGTGATCGGCGACAATTTTTTCTAGTGCTTTTGTTCAATTTGATGAAATCCCTGCTAAGATCACACCGTTTAGTACAAGTTCACTTATGCCTACTGTAATAGCTTTTTCGCTAGGGCAGCGGATGCGAAAGCGTCGTGAATCACTAGGACTTTCGCGACACAAAATAGCTATAGCTGTCGGGGTTACGGAAAACACTGTGATCAATTGGGAGGCGGACAAGCATATTCCAACGTTGCCGCCGAAACAATTAGCATCACTAATTGAAGCGCTCCAGTGGGAATTCAAAGATTTAATTGAGAACTGAAGGAGGAATTCTCTGACAAAACTGAATAGTGAGAAACCCCTGCTAGTAGGGGCTGAAAAGCTTATGTAAACCAAAAACCGAGCCGCACCACTCAAGACATCCCACCAGTCGCCAAACTAAGTGATGTTAATGAGTTCCAAACGCGCCCCGGTTTCGGTCTCTGGCACTACTGTATTGCAGTAGGGCAAGGTTGTCTATTGGTTTTTGTATTTGCAGACGTAACTGCATCATATCTTAGAATATTTCAAAATTTTTTGAAGATTTCAAGATTTTTTGGATACTCCAGCCTACTGGAATATTTCAAGATATGCTCATACACCCCCACACTACACCTACCGTTAGAAGCTGCCCTCCGTAATCTCCGAAAGCCAGCGCCAGAACCAGCGCAGCGGCTCGGCTCCCAGCAACAAAAGGGTAGCCGACAGTGAATTTTTTAAATGCTCCAAACTCCACAAACTTCCATCTGAATTCCACAGCTTTCTGCATGCGACAGCCTGCATTTCAGGAATTCAAGAGTAAAATTCAGCGTGAATTTCTCGACGGTAGCGCGATCGCACCTGACTTGTTTTCGGCGGCGATCGAAATCCTCTCCGACACCCAATTTTCTCTTGGCGGCGACGTTTCATATCCCATTCACGAAGCGCTCAACTGGCACGTCACTCGGTTTGGCGCAGAAGCCAGAGAGAACCTAGAAGCGGCGCTTTTCAGGAATGAAGATCAATCGCCCTGGCAGGTGAAACTGTCGCGCAGTTTGCAACCCGACAGGAAGCCGTATCTTGCTCCGAAAGGCAAAGGTTCGCAGGCATTCACACCCGCAGTCACAGTGCAAATTTGGGTCAAAATTGCCCAGCGCTACAACCTGATCGATCGTCTACCCCAGTGGGTCAGGAGCGCTCACAAAAATCGGGATTTCACACTCACGAGCAGCGCTCGCGGGTTTGGCGTAAACCCCAAGGAGTCGAGCTTCTGGCAATGGGTCCGAGATAACGACATTGAAATCGTGTTGACTGAAGGCGGTAAGAAATCCCTCTGCTTGTTGTCGCACGGCTATGTTGCGATCGCGCTCTACGGCTGCGACGGTGGACGACTCGTAAACGACCTGATCGCAGGCGAGAAGATTCGCAAACTCAAGCCAGAACTCATTCCTGACCTTAAACCGTTTGCCACCGAGGGACGAGAATTTGTATTCGCCTTCGACCAGGACGCGAAATTCGAGACCCGTTACAAAGTCAGTCGGGCACTCGGTCAGTTAGGCGATTTATTGATTGAAGCGGACTGCAAGGTCAAAGTCGCCACCTGGGACGGTAAAGACGGTAAAGGGATCGACGATCTGATCGTCAATCGCGGCGTTGTTGCATGGGAGCAATCCTACTCTGAAGCTGAAACTCTTGCCCAATGGAGAATTCAGCAGCATCTAGCACGAGAAGTCCGTCGCAAACCAGACCTAAATATTGGCGATCGCGAATTCACCGAAATTGCTTTAGAACTGCCGACATCAGGGATTGCCGCTCTCCACGGTGGCAAAGGGTCAGGCAAATCGAAAGCGATCGGGAAATGCCTGAAATTGTCTCGCTGGCTCTCCATCACGCATCTCACCAGTTTAGGACGCGACCAGTCGGCAGGCTGGGCTGGAGTCTTTGTCAACGATGGTGACTTCCACGGCTCGAAGCTGCTCAAAGACGGAATGCCTGTTAATGGCGGCTCGGTCTGTGTTCCATCGTTAATGAAGGTTTCAGCCGTCGAAGTCGATACGCTCGTTCTAGACGAGGTGACCGCGACTTTAGAGTTTCTGCTTGGCTCGAAACTCGCCAACAAAGATGGCATCCGTCCCTTACTTCTAAGCGAGTTCGTTCGACGAGTTAGAGCGGCGCGATTAGTGGTCATTGCCGATGCCGATTTGACCGAAGAAGCGCTGCAATTTATTGAAGAAATTCGAGGTGAACGGGCGTATCTCGTGCGATCAGAACGAAAGGCATTGACCTACGAGGCGACGGTAATCGACGGCTCCAAAGATGCCACGATCGCATTACTTCAACAGCACATCGATCAGCTTCCTGACGGCAAAATCATTTATATCAACTGTGATGCCAAAGGACTGGCAGACTCGCTGACCGAGCTTTTAGGACGCAGTCAAACGCTGTTAATTTCT
This window encodes:
- a CDS encoding ParM/StbA family protein, with protein sequence MVLSSPKLATLASDNQFLPVGTDCGNGNLKLIVDHAEIRTPSYFLPIHGEPYDIPAPIDGGFVQYLEGTRSDLVNQTWITGKPAYTQDPLACLRIVDDERGKIRYGLQMLLGGIATLSHRPLWRLLVVASIQDAKVFGSELKLAIAGTHTVKFNGKHHTTVEIQVASVMEEGSGAILSNRAQIDADGQNILIDFGSGTTILSLFGAKGKLIDRRVYPAGVERLIDAIATNQETRKRLAQEGDRAVIRTGIENSTFSYGRIDWNFRDIYNQELKPWVQSVLAPALKIASPWVPTASTKLAIGGGSQLPGIAQLLARQEFVVVPDGAWSNARGLARIAQLQRVNP
- a CDS encoding helix-turn-helix transcriptional regulator, translating into MRKRRESLGLSRHKIAIAVGVTENTVINWEADKHIPTLPPKQLASLIEALQWEFKDLIEN
- a CDS encoding plasmid replication protein, CyRepA1 family gives rise to the protein MRQPAFQEFKSKIQREFLDGSAIAPDLFSAAIEILSDTQFSLGGDVSYPIHEALNWHVTRFGAEARENLEAALFRNEDQSPWQVKLSRSLQPDRKPYLAPKGKGSQAFTPAVTVQIWVKIAQRYNLIDRLPQWVRSAHKNRDFTLTSSARGFGVNPKESSFWQWVRDNDIEIVLTEGGKKSLCLLSHGYVAIALYGCDGGRLVNDLIAGEKIRKLKPELIPDLKPFATEGREFVFAFDQDAKFETRYKVSRALGQLGDLLIEADCKVKVATWDGKDGKGIDDLIVNRGVVAWEQSYSEAETLAQWRIQQHLAREVRRKPDLNIGDREFTEIALELPTSGIAALHGGKGSGKSKAIGKCLKLSRWLSITHLTSLGRDQSAGWAGVFVNDGDFHGSKLLKDGMPVNGGSVCVPSLMKVSAVEVDTLVLDEVTATLEFLLGSKLANKDGIRPLLLSEFVRRVRAARLVVIADADLTEEALQFIEEIRGERAYLVRSERKALTYEATVIDGSKDATIALLQQHIDQLPDGKIIYINCDAKGLADSLTELLGRSQTLLISGDTSGGEIETSFLASKGRDLPNLILQGIRFIISSPSVVQGFSIEHHTNLIDSVWGFYSGCSISAHQIAQAPDRVRDSQVPRYFWIANKGSAYSKHSGAFNVSTYLKEFRQLNTAAARLVSHSLKPETAQATELIDWQSENLKMFAALEVRRNRGMVALRETLIALLRKEGKRVKVIRPNLSKSEIQSAKAAITEASRVTHKRYCEAVAIALDLTDEAAKLLENRTEALTPDEALSLTKYYLKDFYELETVTSADVEFDRKGQTRTEIKRLEAVLHPDLATQRTVKSIERNPDTPQDWKPDVIALWLLEQSGAAALICQIAAGEIERLPADQVQSISAFVRSHSVEFRLAFNFRNIETQSDQQIIGEILSRHGIHTQRCGNRNNRRYEVCKPELETLLAIIERRRKEISPLEKIEVDREGAIAEDPFNSEDLADIRGLYESSSDPEARRLLQESIPPDLWERAIYQIA